The sequence CCCTGCTCCGAATCATCAACGACATTCTGGATTTCTCCAAGATTGAATCGGGCCGCGCCTATGCCGTAAACGAGCCTTTTCGGATTAGGGACTGCATTGCGGAAGTGCTGGATGTACTGCTGCTGAAGATTTTGGAGAAAGACCTGGACATCAAAGTATCCGTCGACCCCGACATCCCGGAAAGGATTACAGGTGACTACAATCGCCTGAGACAGGTGCTCCTCAATCTGATTGAGAATGCTGTGAAATTTACTGAAGATGGTGGCATTAATATCTCGGTCAGCAGTCTGTTCCAGAGCGGCCGCAGGATTCAGCTTCAGGTGACCATCAGGGATACCGGAATCGGAATACCGGAGGAGGCGCTTAAAAATCTTTTTCAGCCGTTCTATCAAGTGGATAATGGCTTGACGCGAAAGGTGGAAGGAACCGGCCTCGGTCTGGCCATCTCCAAAAAGCTCGTGGAATTGATGGGCGGCGAGATCATGGTGCGGGTGCCGGAAGAGCCGGGAACCGCCTTTTTATTCACTGCGGAATTCGGAATGATTCCTACGGAGAGCCGCGCTGCGGCTGCGGAAGAAGGCTCCGGCAAGTTCCCTTATTCCATGCGGGTGCTTGTAGCCGAAGATAATGAGATCAACCAGCTTATCCTGAAAAAACGCCTTGAAAAGCTCGGGCATACCGTGACCATCGCGGCAAATGGAAGGGAGGCGGTCCGGTCCGCCGTCAGCATACCTTACGACATCATTCTGATGGATGTCCGAATGCCGGTGATGGATGGGCTCGAAGCGGCGCAGGTAATCCGAAATACGCTTGCCCCCGGTCAAGTGCCTTACATGGTGGCGTTGACGGCCAATTCCCTGCGGGACGACCGCGGCAAATGTCTGGACAACGGGATGGATGAATATTTGACAAAACCGGTCAATAATGAGGAGTTGGCTGCCGTGCTGGAAAAAGCGGCGGGCCGAAAAGCCGATCGGGACAAAGCCCTCAATATGCCGGAAAATCGATAATCAGAAAGTAATGCGATGATGATAGGATAGGAAAGCACAAAAGGCAGGCTCTTCGCTTGTAAGCGAGGGAGCCTGCCTTTTTTTAATCAGGAACTTTCGGGATAGCGCTTCATTACGGGCATGCGCCCCTTAAGCTGATCTGCGAAAATCATCTTTGGCAGCGTGTGCGGCATGTGTGGCGTGCAGCGGGACAGCCTAGGATTGGCG is a genomic window of Paenibacillus durus ATCC 35681 containing:
- a CDS encoding ATP-binding protein → MDGERPAPVPLNLINEIAKVGHILYTYDDCDSYIDNALSYVTTGIHQGYQILFIDNEVKYRRLLGRLEEALSAEQLEDVHYIDNFEFYRQYGDFHCDSIIHHFERILRPFLDRQIPVRTWAHVQWNEKERDNIHITLEEFERKADGPVIGNGLMSVCAYNAREISASLQNVLLETHEYLMTDREFIASPLYKSSQVLEGTFPSLSVQSQLLNEQKQLLIEKETAEQMSKIKNEFIAMMNHEIRTPMNGVLGMTELLSETNLDHEQTEYLDAIRKSGESLLRIINDILDFSKIESGRAYAVNEPFRIRDCIAEVLDVLLLKILEKDLDIKVSVDPDIPERITGDYNRLRQVLLNLIENAVKFTEDGGINISVSSLFQSGRRIQLQVTIRDTGIGIPEEALKNLFQPFYQVDNGLTRKVEGTGLGLAISKKLVELMGGEIMVRVPEEPGTAFLFTAEFGMIPTESRAAAAEEGSGKFPYSMRVLVAEDNEINQLILKKRLEKLGHTVTIAANGREAVRSAVSIPYDIILMDVRMPVMDGLEAAQVIRNTLAPGQVPYMVALTANSLRDDRGKCLDNGMDEYLTKPVNNEELAAVLEKAAGRKADRDKALNMPENR